In the Wyeomyia smithii strain HCP4-BCI-WySm-NY-G18 chromosome 2, ASM2978416v1, whole genome shotgun sequence genome, one interval contains:
- the LOC129722506 gene encoding tubulin-specific chaperone E isoform X2, translated as MIPQSRLELGFRIRVGQHYGTVRYIGEVANTDGEWIGVEWDDPQRGKHSGTVNGVEYFLTRDENAGSMIRSEKIPSFMTLLEAINDKYIMTKDTLGLDAEMLKEVQKQMHASLFEVVGMDKVGGKQSDLSHLVDVSVAYSPVNSAGDLTPLTSLCSLDVSATLLWNWKIVGDIVTQIPTLQEINLSNNRLIRPSDEDICSLVTKFHGLKKLILKKCALSSWPELLRLARLWPMIESLSLEDNGLRLITEESYEMALTNLQRLDLQNNQINDPQSIKALGWLPALKELSLNANEIRQIVFNEDIPHTEKIALFPKLRVLYLRENPIANQCVTFNELDKLAALEHLTMDPDPSVSYEETVSRAVGSIAGLKTFNRASVAEKLRRDSECDMWKMYAVQWCLVRNDAQQLKAFFKAHRMYPRVMERLGSPEQFLPDTRKVSNMLNLHLLNERTGEIHKKKVPKQINLQTLENLIVKLFGPPADRQGGLHLSLLDRKRDVRIPLEKHGKSLDFYSVEDQDTIVF; from the exons ATGATACCACAGAGCCGATTAGAGTTAGGTTTTCGTATCCGGGTTGGTCAACACTACGGAACAGTACGTTACATCGGAGAG GTCGCAAACACTGACGGTGAATGGATCGGTGTGGAATGGGACGATCCCCAAAGAGGAAAACATTCCGGAACGGTAAATGGCGTAGAGTACTTCCTGACAAG AGATGAAAACGCAGGATCGATGATACGTAGCGAAAAGATTCCCTCATTTATGACGCTGTTGGAAGCTATAAATGATAAATATATTATGACAAAGGATACTTTGGGTTTGGATGCGGAGATGCTGAAAGAAGTGCAGAAGCAGATGCATGCCTCGTTGTTTGAG gttgTTGGAATGGATAAAGTTGGTGGTAAACAGAGTGATTTGAGTCACTTGGTTGATGTTTCGGTAGCATATTCACCGGTCAATTCTGCGGGGGATCTAACCCCCTTGACAAGTCTTTGTTCGCTTGATGTCTCAGCAACTCTGCTTTGGAATTGGAAAATTGTCGGCGACATTGTAACACAAATTCCAACTTTACAGGAAATCAATCTTTCGAATAATCGATTAATCAGACCGTCGGATGAGGATATCTGTTCTTTGGTTACTAAATTCCATGGCTTGAAAAAACTTATATTGAAAAAGTGTGCACTCAGCTCCTGGCCCGAGTTATTACGTTTGGCTCGATTGTGGCCGATGATTGAATCTCTTTCTCTAGAAGACAACGGACTGCGTTTAATCACTGAGGAAAGCTAcgaaatggcattgacaaacttGCAACGATTGGATCTTCAAAACAATCAGATTAACGATCCGCAGTCTATTAAAGCCTTGGGCTGGCTGCCGGCATTGAAAGAGTTATCGCTTAATGCGAACGAAATTCGTCAGATTGTTTTTAATGAGGATATCCCCCACACGGAAAAAATTGCTCTCTTTCCCAAGCTGCGGGTTCTATACTTGCGTGAGAATCCCATCGCAAATCAATGTGTAACCTTCAACGAGCTGGATAAACTAGCTGCATTGGAGCATTTAACTATGGACCCGGACCCGAGCGTGAGTTACGAGGAAACGGTTTCCCGTGCCGTCGGATCCATCGCTGGACTGAAGACATTTAATCGTGCCTCCGTCGCAGAGAAATTGCGTCGTGATTCGGAATGTGATATGTGGAAAATGTACGCCGTGCAATGGTGTCTAGTGCGGAATGATGCCCAACAATTGAAAGCATTTTTTAAGGCCCATAGAATGTATCCGCGTGTAATGGAGA gACTAGGCAGCCCCGAGCAATTTCTTCCCGATACTCGTAAAGTGTCCAACATGCTGAATCTCCACTTACTGAACGAACGTACCGGTGAAATTCACAAGAAAAAAGTCCCTAAGCAAATCAACCTACAGACGTTGGAGAATTTGATCGTTAAATTGTTTGGACCCCCGGCGGATCGGCAAGGTGGTCTACACCTGTCACTACTGGATAGAAAGCGGGATGTCCGAATTCCGTTGGAAAAACATGGCAAGAGCTTGGATTTCTATTCTGTCGAAGATCAGGATACCATTGTGTTCTAG
- the LOC129722511 gene encoding PSME3-interacting protein translates to MSSGFVTETELAEARQRRQEEWEKVRTADQPLEAPEEEYDGRSLFDRLQEQKQKKDLEYEEAHKLKNMIKTLDDDEVEFLDMVDKNKLNAERQAQIEEAKEMSEFRQKVASLHEQRLDEQIQQQMGKPKPSKVPIVTNRMSQKKFLAGVVVKKRKLEEESSVTTNEVTSIKKKALSKPASAKDQPATERNTSKHPMSDSKKLKSGALQVIGILPGLGSYRESTDSEASSDSEDEAAQYDWIGRKLAKDKEECK, encoded by the exons atgAGCAGTGGATTTGTGACGGAAACGGAGTTGGCCGAAGCTCGTCAGCGGCGCCAGGAAGAATGGGAAAAAGTGCGGACAGCGGATCAACCTTTAG AGGCTCCCGAAGAGGAATATGATGGAAGATCTTTGTTTGATCGACTTCAggaacaaaaacagaaaaaagatcTGGAATATGAAGAGGCCCATAAACTAA aaaacatgATAAAGACGTTAGATGACGATGAGGTGGAGTTTTTGGATATGGTGGATAAGAATAAATTGAATGCCGAGAGGCAGGCACAGATTGAGGAAGCAAAGGAAATGTCTGAATTTCGGCAAAAAGTTGCCTCACTACACGAGCAGCGTTTGGATGAA CAAATTCAGCAGCAAATGGGTAAACCAAAACCATCAAAAGTGCCCATCGTTACTAATCGAATGTCTCAGAAAAAATTTTTGGCAGGAGTAGTTGTTAAGAAACGAAAGTTAGAAGAGGAATCTTCCGTAACTACTAACGAAGTAACTTCCATTAAAAAGAAAGCACTATCGAAACCAGCATCAGCGAAAGACCAGCCAGCTACTGAAAGGAACACCTCAA AGCATCCGATGAGTGATAGTAAGAAGTTGAAAAGTGGCGCCCTGCAAGTAATCGGTATTCTGCCAGGGCTCGGATCCTACCGAGAATCCACGGACTCAGAGGCAAGCAGTGACTCAGAAGATGAAGCGGCCCAATACGATTGGATTGGGAGGAAATTAGCTAAAGACAAAGAGGAATGTAAGTAA
- the LOC129722506 gene encoding tubulin-specific chaperone E isoform X1, translating into MIPQSRLELGFRIRVGQHYGTVRYIGEVANTDGEWIGVEWDDPQRGKHSGTVNGVEYFLTRSVRVTCIKEGDENAGSMIRSEKIPSFMTLLEAINDKYIMTKDTLGLDAEMLKEVQKQMHASLFEVVGMDKVGGKQSDLSHLVDVSVAYSPVNSAGDLTPLTSLCSLDVSATLLWNWKIVGDIVTQIPTLQEINLSNNRLIRPSDEDICSLVTKFHGLKKLILKKCALSSWPELLRLARLWPMIESLSLEDNGLRLITEESYEMALTNLQRLDLQNNQINDPQSIKALGWLPALKELSLNANEIRQIVFNEDIPHTEKIALFPKLRVLYLRENPIANQCVTFNELDKLAALEHLTMDPDPSVSYEETVSRAVGSIAGLKTFNRASVAEKLRRDSECDMWKMYAVQWCLVRNDAQQLKAFFKAHRMYPRVMERLGSPEQFLPDTRKVSNMLNLHLLNERTGEIHKKKVPKQINLQTLENLIVKLFGPPADRQGGLHLSLLDRKRDVRIPLEKHGKSLDFYSVEDQDTIVF; encoded by the exons ATGATACCACAGAGCCGATTAGAGTTAGGTTTTCGTATCCGGGTTGGTCAACACTACGGAACAGTACGTTACATCGGAGAG GTCGCAAACACTGACGGTGAATGGATCGGTGTGGAATGGGACGATCCCCAAAGAGGAAAACATTCCGGAACGGTAAATGGCGTAGAGTACTTCCTGACAAGGTCAGTACGTGTCACTTGTATTAAGGAAGG AGATGAAAACGCAGGATCGATGATACGTAGCGAAAAGATTCCCTCATTTATGACGCTGTTGGAAGCTATAAATGATAAATATATTATGACAAAGGATACTTTGGGTTTGGATGCGGAGATGCTGAAAGAAGTGCAGAAGCAGATGCATGCCTCGTTGTTTGAG gttgTTGGAATGGATAAAGTTGGTGGTAAACAGAGTGATTTGAGTCACTTGGTTGATGTTTCGGTAGCATATTCACCGGTCAATTCTGCGGGGGATCTAACCCCCTTGACAAGTCTTTGTTCGCTTGATGTCTCAGCAACTCTGCTTTGGAATTGGAAAATTGTCGGCGACATTGTAACACAAATTCCAACTTTACAGGAAATCAATCTTTCGAATAATCGATTAATCAGACCGTCGGATGAGGATATCTGTTCTTTGGTTACTAAATTCCATGGCTTGAAAAAACTTATATTGAAAAAGTGTGCACTCAGCTCCTGGCCCGAGTTATTACGTTTGGCTCGATTGTGGCCGATGATTGAATCTCTTTCTCTAGAAGACAACGGACTGCGTTTAATCACTGAGGAAAGCTAcgaaatggcattgacaaacttGCAACGATTGGATCTTCAAAACAATCAGATTAACGATCCGCAGTCTATTAAAGCCTTGGGCTGGCTGCCGGCATTGAAAGAGTTATCGCTTAATGCGAACGAAATTCGTCAGATTGTTTTTAATGAGGATATCCCCCACACGGAAAAAATTGCTCTCTTTCCCAAGCTGCGGGTTCTATACTTGCGTGAGAATCCCATCGCAAATCAATGTGTAACCTTCAACGAGCTGGATAAACTAGCTGCATTGGAGCATTTAACTATGGACCCGGACCCGAGCGTGAGTTACGAGGAAACGGTTTCCCGTGCCGTCGGATCCATCGCTGGACTGAAGACATTTAATCGTGCCTCCGTCGCAGAGAAATTGCGTCGTGATTCGGAATGTGATATGTGGAAAATGTACGCCGTGCAATGGTGTCTAGTGCGGAATGATGCCCAACAATTGAAAGCATTTTTTAAGGCCCATAGAATGTATCCGCGTGTAATGGAGA gACTAGGCAGCCCCGAGCAATTTCTTCCCGATACTCGTAAAGTGTCCAACATGCTGAATCTCCACTTACTGAACGAACGTACCGGTGAAATTCACAAGAAAAAAGTCCCTAAGCAAATCAACCTACAGACGTTGGAGAATTTGATCGTTAAATTGTTTGGACCCCCGGCGGATCGGCAAGGTGGTCTACACCTGTCACTACTGGATAGAAAGCGGGATGTCCGAATTCCGTTGGAAAAACATGGCAAGAGCTTGGATTTCTATTCTGTCGAAGATCAGGATACCATTGTGTTCTAG
- the LOC129722510 gene encoding damage-control phosphatase ARMT1-like produces MAEFQTKYNIIDEKPPYNAPLKAQYKQGFAFYTMKERLPVILTQVIDQLSKDKEQIVEHFGEMAREELKHAIGEISKLKYELQTDKELKPITSSLGDEELWNTFLETLGEENTYYSSCWIYAETYMYRRLNNIFEQTATLKKLDYFQQQKHKTLTNSYGAISAVLQSIDVFNQNYSRNETELGAFFIKMLKLNLWGNRCDLSITAGQDVKLDGDPFSLLESLDSFLISDHTDVIWQCVKNSKDGEIDIINDNSGYELFTDLCLADFIIEHQLARKVNFNVKAIPWYISDVTPKDMQWTLDTLSAHENPLIAAFGKRLQMRFEAGSLDLKAVHNFWTSPMEFHRMQEFSPELYDDLTKSSLIIFKGDLNYRKLLGDFNFPYTTPFREALRGFEPTNLCTLRTVKADLICGIKEGLSEQLFAKDDRWMVTGEYGVIQFASK; encoded by the exons ATGGCTGAATTCCAAACAAAGTACAACATTATTGATGAAAAACCGCCATACAATGCACCATTGAAAGCACAATACAAACA AGGTTTTGCGTTTTATACCATGAAAGAACGCCTCCCTGTCATCTTGACACAGGTAATTGATCAATTGTCCAAGGACAAAGAACAAATCGTGGAACATTTCGGTGAGATGGCGCGCGAAGAACTGAAGCATGCGATCGGGGAAATTTCCAAACTGAAATACGAACTGCAAACCGATAAGGAGCTAAAGCCGATCACGAGTTCGCTAGGTGATGAGGAGTTGTGGAATACGTTTCTCGAGACGCTCGGAGAAGAAAACACCTACTACTCAAGCTGCTGGATTTACGCAGAGACCTACATGTACCGGAGGTTAAACAACATCTTCGAGCAAAC AGCTACTTTAAAAAAGTTGGATTATTTTCAACAGCAGAAGCACAAAACTTTGACAAATTCCTATGGTGCTATTAGCGCGGTTTTACAATCGATTGACGTTTTCAACCAAAACTACAGTCGGAATGAAACAGAGCTTGGtgcttttttcatcaaaatgttgAAA CTCAACCTTTGGGGTAATCGGTGTGATTTGTCGATAACCGCCGGTCAAGATGTTAAACTGGATGGAGACCCATTTAGTTTACTCGAATCTTTGGACAGCTTTCTCATAAGTGACCACACGGATGTTATTTGGCAATGTGTTAAGAACTCCAAAGATGGAGAAATTGACATAATCAATGACAATTCTGGCTACGAACTATTTACGGATCTATGCCTAGCGGATTTTATAATCGAGCATCAGCTGGCACGAAAAGTGAATTTCAACGTAAAAGCTATTCCTTGGTATATTTCCGATGTTACACCTAAAGATATGCAATGGACGTTAGACACTCTGAGCGCGCATGAAAATCCTTTGATTGCTGCATTTGGAAAACGGTTGCAGATGCGGTTTGAGGCTGGCAGCTTGGATCTGAAAGCAGTGCATAACTTCTGGACGTCTCCTATGGAGTTTCACCGAATGCAAGAATTCAGTCCAGAGTTGTATGATGATCTGACTAAATCTAGTCTTATTATTTTCAAAGGTGATTTGAACTATCGAAAGTTGCTTGGGGACTTTAACTTTCCATACACGACCCCTTTTCGGGAAGCGCTGCGTGGCTTCGAACCGACTAACCTGTGTACCTTGCGCACAGTCAAAGCAGATTTGATCTGCGGAATCAAGGAAGGACTATCTGAGCAACTATTCGCTAAGGATGATCGCTGGATGGTTACTGGCGAATACGGAGTCATCCAATTTGCGTCCAAATAG